The nucleotide window GTTGTGGGAACCTTATGTGGTGGCGGTTATCATCCCATGAACGGTTTTATCCACTCTACCTTTGCCGCAGGGAATGACTCTGATTATTGCAATTACTGGATCAATAACGGTGGTTGCGACGGTTTTTCTTCCCATCTCCATGTGGCAGGTGCGGCACGCCATATGGCCAGAGCCCGTGCCAGGGGCATGAAACTGGTCTCCGTAGACCCGAGACTATCCACATCCGCTGCAAAATCAGATGAGTGGATTCCCATCAGGCCGGCAACAGACAGGCATTTTGCACTGGGCCTGTGTTATGTGATGATTTCTGAAAACCTCTATGATGCCAAATTTTTAAAAAAAGACACCAATGCGGTTTATCTGGTGGGACCGGACGGCTTTTTTGTAAGGAATAAAGATAAAAAACCATATGTGTGGGATTCCGTTGAAAATAAAGCAAAAACTTATGATGATAAAACCATTAAAGACTATGCCCTTGAAGGAGAATACGAGGTTGAGGGCGTAAAAGCATCTCCTGCCTTTCAGATATTTAAGAATCATATAAAGAACTGCACCCCGGACGAGGTCTCTCAGATCACCACGATTCCGGCAAAGGATATCCAGCGCATCGCAAGGGAATTTGCCAAAGCAGCCTCTATCGGGTCTAAAATAGAGATTGATGGAAAAGAACTGCCGCTGAGACCTGCCGGTTATAATTATTATAGGGGAGCCCAGGGACATAAAAGCGGAACCATGAGCAACCATGCATATAAACTGGTGAATTTTCTGGTGGGAAGCATTGATGCACCCGGTGGCCATGTTGGTTTTACTCTGGATGATGTTATGATTGACAGAGGACATATCTGGGAAGGAGAAGGCGGACAGATCAAAACCACTCCCCATCAGCTTGGTCCTGGAGTGCCCTTTGCCTATCCGCCAAATACCGCACATTTAATGGATTATTTCCCCGTTGGAGTTCATACCGGCCATCTGATCGCTGAAACTTTTTTTGACCCTAAAAAATGGGGAATGGATTTTCAACCGGACACTATGCTGATTTGTCATTCCAACCCATTGTGGAACATGAACGGGCCCCAGGATAAATATTTTGCGATCATGCGAAGCATGCGGTTTATAGTTGCCATAGATATTCTGCTCAATGAAAGTACTGTGTGGGCGGATGTGGTTCTTCCAACCCTTGATAACCTTGAACGCTGGAACATGACGATGATCGAACCGACCGTTACGGAAGGACCTTGTCTGACACAGCCGATTATCAAACCGCTGTATGATGTAAAGAGTGAAGAGGAAATTTTCAACGAAATTTCAGAAAGAGTCGGCATCCTTGATCAATGGAATGAAGTTCAAAATTTTGCAAATATGTTTTTTGAAAAACCTGAACTTATGCTCAAGCCCGGGGTGAAATATTCGGATAAGGATATTGCTGAAAGAAAAGGCAAATTGTGGGACAACAAAGACCTTGAGTGGTTTAAACAAAAAGGTCATGCAGTCACAAAGAGACAGCCGGATAAATTCTACCGTCCATGGGAAGGTCAGAGAATTCATTTTTATCTTGAAGATGTTCTTAAAGAAAAGAAACAGCTTCAGGAAAAAATGAAAAAAGCAAAGGTTCCCTTTTACGATATCTGGCAATGGGATGATTACCAGGGAGTTCCAACTGATGTTTTGGATCCCATTCACAAAGAAGCAGCTGAATTTGATATGTATGCCATCAGTTTTAAAGACGTCCAGATAAATTTCGGCGAAAGTCTAAGTATCCCATGGATTTCTGATATTGTGCGCAAAGATCCTGTTCACATGGGAATTTTGATCAACACCAAAACCGCTGAAAAGCGGGGGATCGGCAATGGGGATCTGATGAAGGTCACCTCTCCTTATGGCACCATTATGGGGCTTGCCAGATTAACAGAAGGGGTTCACCATGAAACAATTGCTGTTTCCAACGCATTGACACGATGGACCGGCTACCATGCCGTGGTAAAAGCCGGTGGCGGACATTTTAACAAACTTCTTCCGGCAAACCTTGAAAACACATGCGCATGCAGCGGACAAATGGAAGCGGCCGCAAAGGTAAAGGTGGAGTTTTTCAGGAAGAATCCCAATGATGGACAAGTCGTTGAAAGTGAATTTTCAAAATATCGTTATGAAAAATGAAGGAGGTGACATATGACTGTAAAATGGGGAATGGTATTGGATTTAAAACGATGCATTGGATGTAATGCCTGTACAGTAGCCTGTAAACAGGAGAACAGTGTTCCAGCCGGCATCAATTGGACGGAAACCCTGAGTGAAGAGATAGGCACATATCCCAACGTGACACGGGCCTATATTCCCACCACCTGCAACCATTGTGAAGACGCCCCTTGCGCCAGGGTATGTCCCACCGGGGCAACCTATATTACAGATGACGGAATCGTGCTGGTGGACGATAATAAATGCATAGGGTGCGGTGCCTGTATAACGGCTTGCCCGTATAAAAAAAGAGCGAAACTTGCTAAAGAACCGTTTGAAAAAGGACTCTATACCGCCGGGGAAATTACGCCTTTTGAAGTTCAGGGTTATACACGATTTACCGTTGGTACGGCTGTAAAATGCACCTTCTGCCATGAAAGGGTGAACCAGGGGCTTGATCCGGCCTGCGTTGTTACATGCCCGACAGAGGCACGGATTTTTGGTGATCTTAATGACCCTGAAAGTAAACCGCGCAAGCTGATTCAGGCCAGAAAGGGTTATCAAGCGTTGTCAGAGCTGAATACCAAACCAAAAGTTTTTTATGTGGATTAACAGGGAAACTAAGCAGGAGAAAATTATGAGTTCAAGAACGTATGATATCGTGGGGGACGATTTTAGAGTAGGATATAGAAAGCAGAACGCATGGGGTTGGAAAATAGCCCTCGCATTTTTCTTTGGTGATGTGGGAGCAGGAACTTTCTTTGTTTCGGCATTTTATGATTACATGCCGGGTCTGATTTTTGGTTGGATTCTCACCACTTTTTTTAAACCAACAGCGCTTTTCATGCATTTAGGACAACCGAAAAGGTTCTGGCGAGCCATTACAAATCTGCGCACTGCTTGGATCAGCCGAGGTGTTCTGGGCGCGATTCTTTTCACGGGGTTTGGATTCTTTCATATGATAAATCTGAAATGGGCTGTTTTCGGCTCTTTTGCAGGAGGCCTTGTGTTCTTTCTGGCCATGCTGGGTTGTTTTATCGTGATGATTTATCTGGGATATGTGTTGTCCCATTCTCCTTCCATTCCGCTTTGGAATAGCGGTTTAATGCCGGTGATATGTCTTGTGTATGGACTTATGGGCGGGGTAACCGTGACGATCCTTTTTGGTGGCAACTCCCTTGATCCCAGTGCATTGCAAATGCTGAAAACAATTGAGTTGATTCTCATTGGAATTAC belongs to Desulfobacula toluolica Tol2 and includes:
- a CDS encoding molybdopterin-dependent oxidoreductase — encoded protein: MYENAVQNSVKPGKWINSTCKMCLHSCSIRVHVTDDGVVNKIEGNPTNPSNECGLCPKGNSALMRLYDPQRIKTPMKRTNPRKGPDDDPGWVPISWDEALDIVGKELKKTFDDDPRKLLPAINDFHKLYLWGWPAAFGGNNNYFSVVGTLCGGGYHPMNGFIHSTFAAGNDSDYCNYWINNGGCDGFSSHLHVAGAARHMARARARGMKLVSVDPRLSTSAAKSDEWIPIRPATDRHFALGLCYVMISENLYDAKFLKKDTNAVYLVGPDGFFVRNKDKKPYVWDSVENKAKTYDDKTIKDYALEGEYEVEGVKASPAFQIFKNHIKNCTPDEVSQITTIPAKDIQRIAREFAKAASIGSKIEIDGKELPLRPAGYNYYRGAQGHKSGTMSNHAYKLVNFLVGSIDAPGGHVGFTLDDVMIDRGHIWEGEGGQIKTTPHQLGPGVPFAYPPNTAHLMDYFPVGVHTGHLIAETFFDPKKWGMDFQPDTMLICHSNPLWNMNGPQDKYFAIMRSMRFIVAIDILLNESTVWADVVLPTLDNLERWNMTMIEPTVTEGPCLTQPIIKPLYDVKSEEEIFNEISERVGILDQWNEVQNFANMFFEKPELMLKPGVKYSDKDIAERKGKLWDNKDLEWFKQKGHAVTKRQPDKFYRPWEGQRIHFYLEDVLKEKKQLQEKMKKAKVPFYDIWQWDDYQGVPTDVLDPIHKEAAEFDMYAISFKDVQINFGESLSIPWISDIVRKDPVHMGILINTKTAEKRGIGNGDLMKVTSPYGTIMGLARLTEGVHHETIAVSNALTRWTGYHAVVKAGGGHFNKLLPANLENTCACSGQMEAAAKVKVEFFRKNPNDGQVVESEFSKYRYEK
- a CDS encoding 4Fe-4S dicluster domain-containing protein encodes the protein MTVKWGMVLDLKRCIGCNACTVACKQENSVPAGINWTETLSEEIGTYPNVTRAYIPTTCNHCEDAPCARVCPTGATYITDDGIVLVDDNKCIGCGACITACPYKKRAKLAKEPFEKGLYTAGEITPFEVQGYTRFTVGTAVKCTFCHERVNQGLDPACVVTCPTEARIFGDLNDPESKPRKLIQARKGYQALSELNTKPKVFYVD
- a CDS encoding DmsC/YnfH family molybdoenzyme membrane anchor subunit is translated as MSSRTYDIVGDDFRVGYRKQNAWGWKIALAFFFGDVGAGTFFVSAFYDYMPGLIFGWILTTFFKPTALFMHLGQPKRFWRAITNLRTAWISRGVLGAILFTGFGFFHMINLKWAVFGSFAGGLVFFLAMLGCFIVMIYLGYVLSHSPSIPLWNSGLMPVICLVYGLMGGVTVTILFGGNSLDPSALQMLKTIELILIGITAVSIVSMLHGAAYQSSTGMATILQLLFGEYAKWFLGYVVLVGIIGAGLLALTGSISVFVLLLVAVMELIGDFGLKMVLFKSALYSPPLTHSMV